One stretch of Arachis duranensis cultivar V14167 chromosome 1, aradu.V14167.gnm2.J7QH, whole genome shotgun sequence DNA includes these proteins:
- the LOC107496699 gene encoding uncharacterized protein LOC107496699, with protein MAETKKDTHIVEIPVDQEHQNNHKILSCITSNIAEAIEDHPLTEISDSPGHLLLLKLWQRQETLFAARIARKETKLSSLKSELFTLSSFFFIFHFLFLTLLFTSSANSPQKNGASCCTKWWLPSTVSLCTSMVFLVMVHAKLRRYWKVWEELQGERGDGRALSRCIQELRMKGASFDLSKESSWNGNGVKRMKSSSVEIKWRPVSWCCRNSLTVCIFCFTGFVFPASKLLLCGF; from the coding sequence ATGGCGGAAACAAAGAAAGACACTCACATTGTAGAAATCCCGGTGGACCAAGAACACCAAAACAACCACAAGATCCTCTCATGCATCACCTCCAATATCGCTGAAGCAATCGAAGACCACCCTCTGACCGAGATCTCCGACAGCCCCGGTCACCTCCTTCTCCTGAAGCTCTGGCAGAGACAAGAGACTCTCTTCGCTGCCCGAATTGCCCGAAAGGAAACAAAACTAAGCTCTCTAAAATCCGAACTCTTCACACTCTCCtcattcttcttcatcttccacttcctcttccTAACACTCCTGTTCACATCATCTGCCAATTCACCCCAAAAGAACGGCGCTTCGTGCTGCACCAAGTGGTGGCTACCGTCTACGGTTTCTCTCTGCACTTCAATGGTGTTTCTTGTGATGGTTCATGCGAAATTGCGAAGATACTGGAAGGTGTGGGAGGAATTACAAGGGGAGAGGGGTGATGGGAGGGCACTGAGTAGGTGCATTCAAGAACTGAGAATGAAAGGGGCGAGTTTCGATCTGTCGAAGGAGTCGAGTTGGAATGGGAATGGGGTGAAGAGGATGAAGAGTTCAAGCGTTGAGATCAAGTGGCGGCCGGTCAGTTGGTGTTGCCGGAATTCGCTAACTGtttgcattttttgttttactGGTTTTGTGTTCCCTGCTTCAAAGCTTCTTCTTTGTGGCTTCTGA
- the LOC107496606 gene encoding THO complex subunit 3, with protein sequence MDEKIPFKNLHSREYSGHKKKVHSVAWNCIGTKLASGSVDQTARIWHIEPHGHGKVKDIELKGHTDSVDQLCWDPKHADLIATASGDKTVRLWDARSGKCSQQAELSGENINITYKPDGTHVAVGNRDDELTILDVRKFKPIHRRKFNYEVNEIAWNMTGEMFFLTTGNGTVEVLSYPSLRPLDTLMAHTAGCYCIAIDPVGRYFAVGSADSLVSLWDISEMMCVHTFTKLEWPVRTISFNYTGDLIASASEDLFIDISNVQTGRTVHQIPCRAAMNSVEWNPKYNLLAYAGDDKNKYQADEGVFRIFGFENA encoded by the exons ATGGACGAAAAAATCCCCTTCAAGAATCTGCATAGCAGGGAGTACTCTGGTCACAAGAAGAAG GTGCACTCTGTGGCATGGAACTGCATTGGAACAAAACTCGCTTCTGGCTCTGTTGATCAAACTGCTCGAATCTGGCATATTGAGCCACATGGCCAT GGTAAGGTCAAAGATATCGAATTGAAGGGTCACACTGATAGTGTGGATCAGCTATGTTGGGACCCCAAACATGCTGATCTGATTGCAACTGCATCGGGTGACAAGACTGTTCGTTTGTGGGATGCTCGTA GTGGAAAATGCTCACAACAGGCAGAACTTAGTGGGGAGAACATCAATATTACCTACAAACCTGATGGGACTCATGTAGCTGTAGGCAATAGG GATGATGAGTTAACAATATTGGATGTCCGGAAGTTCAAACCAATTCATAGGCGGAAGTTCAATTACGAG GTAAATGAGATTGCTTGGAACATGACAGGAGAGATGTTCTTTCTAACAACAGGAAATG GGACTGTGGAAGTACTGTCTTATCCATCTCTTCGACCTCTTGATACCCTCATGGCTCATACAGCTGGTTGTTATTGCATCGCAATCGACCCAGTAGGAAG ATATTTTGCTGTTGGAAGTGCTGATTCCCTTGTTAGCTTGTGGGATATCTCAGAGATGATGTGTGTTCATACATTCACAAAGCTCGA ATGGCCTGTTCGGACAATCAGTTTCAATTATACTGGGGATTTGATTGCTTCTGCGAGTGAAGACTTATTTATCGATATT TCGAATGTCCAAACTGGACGAACTGTGCATCAGATTCCTTGTAGAGCTGCCATGAACAGTGTTGAGTGGAACCCTAAATATAATTTACTGGCTTATGCTGGTGATGACAAAAACAAGTATCAGGCTGATGAAG GTGTTTTCCGAATTTTTGGCTTTGAAAATGCATAA
- the LOC107496351 gene encoding uncharacterized protein LOC107496351: MLSSLQLLCFYKQPPLCENLVHSDHNNSMLLKDKRLISNPSNYFIVHAVKEDSQQYEVDPDKAREALQKLDQEIQSLSNKPISSPKVRVSDMKISKEEVNEMDQKLEITDSLLTSVAGGLVLLTIFYNTLFYTVIKPSIDGSP; encoded by the exons ATGCTCTCTTCTCTTCAGCTTCTCTGCTTCTATAAGCAGCCACCACTATGTGAAAACTTAGTGCACAGTGACCATAACAACAGCATGTTATTGAAGGATAAGAGGCTAATATCAAATCCTTCTAATTATTTCATAGTTCATGCAGTGAAGGAGGATTCACAACAATATGAAGTAGACCCAGATAAGGCTAGAGAAGCATTACAAAAGCTTGATCAAGAAATCCAATCTCTCTCCAATAAACCAATCTCTTCTCCAAAAGTCAGGG TTTCAGATATGAAGATCAGCAAAGAAGAAGTGAATGAGATGGATCAGAAGCTTGAAATCACAGATTCGTTACTTACAAGCGTGGCTGGTGGTCTAGTTCTCTTAACTATATTTTACAATACACTATTTTATACTGTAATTAAACCATCAATCGATGGTTCACCATGA
- the LOC107496263 gene encoding TMV resistance protein N-like: MANADAGESSETNKSNYDIFLSFRGEDTRHTFTGYLYEALSRKGIKTFMDNENLRIGDSIGPNLLKTIEHSRISIVVFSENYAASKWCLDELVKILECRNEKNMLLFPIFYKVAPSDVRYQRKSYEKAMAAHELRYGCGSEKVKKWRSALFDVSQISGHVLREGYEYKFIQDIVCKADAKLLSSKQLHIDEDMVGLQFKVEEVKSLLDLKSSDSTSMVGIYGIGGIGKTTLAKALYNTICNQFEGACFLFDVRKTSNQEKGQVHLQQTLLLELLEEGKIKFSSVEKGISILKDRLAGKKVLVVLDDVDNMEQLRALAGKCGWFGSGSRIIITTRNKYLLTAHQVKSIYEMKLLNVYESLELFCLNAFKMSSPATNYDDLSIRAIGYAKGLPLALKVIGSNLIGKDLNEWKSALKKYKRNPHRDIQSILRISYDSLESNEKDIFLDIACFFNGQRLEYVKRILDGCEFYTEDGLRILIDRSLITVEDGHLRMHDLIQDMGRDVVKQEAPKDAAERSRLWLREDVLQVLTENRGSSKIEGIKLDCLEENLISRAFEEMKKLRILIVRNTSFSFGRIHLPNQLRLLDWKGFPSKSFPPDFYPKKIAAFNLRCSPLVLKKPFQKFEHLTYMNFSYCQSITRIPDVSGAKNLTELILNKCKKLVKVDESVGFLPNLVYLSASGCIQLRSFLPRIFLPSLEFLSFDMCRRLAFFPDIVGTMDKPLKICMKDTAIRELPPSFANLSGLGYLDMSSCKQLQKLPSELFVLPNFVTLKIGGCPQLRESFTQFKGCDSRAECWPNLETLHFCNACLSDEDLYMIVHSFPKLIELNVSSNYFVSIPAYIKESINLTTLDVSYCLKLQQIPALPSSIQKVDARHCNSLTADSSSTLWSQMPREIDRLEVAMPETEIPEWLDYHGHGESPIFWARGKFPVVALAFVVDEINYQVVNLHLFIDNEHVTVQSQHLIFNIAEDHVLLFDLRVLFRVEEWKRLDARFQHDNCWKSIQVKCEPDIILKDWGVHVYKKETNMDDIQFSCPYPATLGSGSCMGLNLIWVPRDWVEEGSATGTDSSSDVEELDTILQVKEASCSSPCAVSCSCYCSAGSSSFKKLLGFKFRRRLSINMISRWPEDDVDDIDFRNQEPLSFSENLQTVMENLRRLAAPRQKKGMSNGDHDNDSLKWLAETEILSDGEYEDEEEESDSEA, encoded by the exons ATGGCAAATGCAGATGCAGGTGAATCTTCTGAAACCAACAAGAGTAACTACGACATTTTCTTGAGCTTTAGGGGTGAGGACACGCGTCACACCTTCACAGGTTATCTCTACGAAGCTTTGTCCCGCAAGGGAATCAAAACCTTCATGGACAATGAGAATCTCAGGATAGGCGACTCTATTGGACCTAATCTTCTTAAAACAATTGAACATTCAAGGATTTCGATTGTTGTTTTCTCTGAAAATTATGCTGCTTCCAAGTGGTGCCTTGATGAACTCGTGAAGATCCTCGAGTGCCGGAACGAGAAGAATATGCTCTTGTTTCCAATCTTCTACAAAGTAGCTCCCTCTGATGTACGGTATCAGAGAAAGAGTTATGAAAAAGCCATGGCTGCTCACGAACTTAGGTATGGTTGTGGCTCTGAGAAGGTGAAGAAATGGAGGTCAGCATTGTTTGATGTATCCCAAATTTCAGGACATGTTTTGAGAGAGGG GTATGAATACAAGTTCATTCAAGATATTGTTTGCAAGGCCGATGCTAAATTACTATCTTCAAAACAGTTACACATTGATGAGGACATGGTTGGGCTGCAGTTTAAAGTTGAGGAAGTGAAGTCACTTCTAGATCTCAAGTCTAGTGACAGCACTTCCATGGTGGGGATTTATGGAATTGGTGGTATTGGCAAAACAACACTTGCGAAAGCTTTGTATAACACCATCTGCAACCAGTTTGAAGGAGCTTGTTTTCTCTTCGATGTCAGAAAAACTTCAAATCAAGAGAAGGGGCAAGTGCATCTGCAACAAACTCTCTTGTTGGAACTGTTGGAGGAGGGAAAAATCAAGTTTAGCAGCGTAGAAAAAGGGATCTCTATATTGAAAGACAGACTTGCTGGAAAAAAAGTCCTTGTAGTCCTTGATGATGTTGACAACATGGAACAATTAAGAGCATTGGCAGGAAAATGTGGTTGGTTTGGTTCCGGGAGCAGGATTATTATAACAACAAGGAATAAATATTTGCTAACGGCTCATCAGGTCAAAAGCATTTATGAGATGAAATTGTTAAATGTCTACGAATCTCTTGAGCTCTTTTGTCTGAATGCATTCAAAATGAGTAGTCCTGCAACAAACTATGATGACCTTTCCATTAGAGCAATAGGGTATGCCAAAGGGCTTCCATTGGCTTTAAAAGTTATAGGCTCTAATTTGATCGGCAAAGATTTAAATGAGTGGAAGTCTGCATTGAAGAAATATAAGCGGAATCCTCATAGAGATATTCAAAGCATTTTAAGAATAAGCTATGATAGTTTAGAAAGCAATGAAAAGGACATTTTTCTTGACATCGCGTGCTTCTTCAATGGGCAGAGGTTGGAGTATGTGAAAAGAATACTTGATGGGTGTGAGTTCTACACAGAAGATGGTCTTAGAATACTTATTGATAGATCTCTCATAACAGTTGAAGATGGTCACTTGAGGATGCATGATCTAATACAGGATATGGGTAGAGATGTTGTAAAGCAGGAGGCGCCAAAAGATGCCGCTGAACGTAGTAGATTATGGCTTAGAGAAGATGTCCTTCAAGTACTAACTGAAAATAGA GGAAGTAGCAAAATTGAAGGGATAAAGCTTGATTGCCTGGAAGAaaatttgatttctagagcCTTTGAGGAGATGAAGAAGCTTAGAATTCTCATCGTGCGGAACACAAGCTTCTCATTCGGACGTATTCATCTACCAAACCAGTTAAGGCTGCTTGATTGGAAGGGTTTCCCTTCAAAATCTTTCCCACCAGATTTTTATCCCAAGAAAATTGCTGCCTTCAACTTACGTTGCAGTCCTCTTGTATTGAAAAAACCATTTCAG AAATTTGAGCATTTGACCTACATGAATTTCTCCTATTGTCAATCCATCACTAGAATTCCTGATGTTTCTGGAGCAAAAAATTTAACAGAATTGATACTTAATAAATGCAAGAAACTGGTAAAGGTTGATGAATCGGTCGGTTTTCTCCCTAACCTTGTTTACTTAAGTGCTTCCGGATGCATTCAACTAAGAAGCTTTCTGCCAAGAATCTTTTTGCCGTCTCTTGAATTCCTTTCCTTTGACATGTGTAGAAGACTTGCATTCTTTCCAGACATAGTGGGAACAATGGATAAGCCATTAAAAATTTGTATGAAAGATACTGCTATTAGAGAGCTTCCACCTTCCTTTGCCAATCTTAGTGGACTTGGTTACTTGGATATGTCAAGTTGTAAGCAACTCCAAAAACTACCAAGTGAGCTATTTGTGTTGCCAAATTTTGTCACATTAAAAATTGGAGGGTGCCCTCAACTTCGGGAATCATTTACACAGTTCAAAGGATGCGATTCTAGAGCAGAGTGCTGGCCAAATCTAGAGACTTTGCATTTCTGCAATGCCTGTCTATCAGATGAAGATCTTTATATGATTGTACATAGTTTCCCAAAGCTGATAGAATTAAATGTGTCATCGAACTATTTTGTATCAATCCCAGCGTACATTAAGGAATCTATTAACTTGACAACTCTTGATGTGAGTTATTGCCTGAAGCTACAGCAAATTCCAGCACTGCCCTCTAGTATTCAAAAAGTAGATGCAAGACACTGCAATTCCTTAACAGCTGACTCATCAAGTACGCTATGGTCACAG ATGCCCAGAGAGATTGATAGATTAGAAGTTGCGATGCCCGAAACAGAGATTCCAGAATGGTTGGACTATCATGGCCATGGTGAGAGTCCCATTTTCTGGGCTCGTGGCAAGTTCCCTGTTGTGGCCTTGGCCTTTGTGGTCGACGAAATAAACTATCAAGTTGTTAACCTGCACTTGTTCATTGACAATGAGCATGTAACTGTTCAAAGCCAACATCTTATTTTCAATATAGCAGAAGATCATGTGCTGTTGTTCGACCTGCGTGTTTTATTCAGAGTTGAGGAGTGGAAGAGGCTTGATGCTCGTTTCCAACATGATAATTGTTGGAAGTCCATCCAGGTGAAGTGTGAACCAGACATCATCCTGAAAGACTGGGGGGTTCATGTATATAAGAAAGAAACAAACATGGATGATATCCAATTCTCATGTCCATATCCAGCTACCTTAGGCTCTGGATCGTGTATGGGTTTAAACTTGATATGGGTACCAAGAGATTGGGTGGAGGAAGGAAGTGCAACAGGAACAGATTCCTCAAGTGATGTGGAAGAATTGGATACTATTCTACAAGTGAAAGAAGCATCATGCTCAAGTCCTTGTGCTGTCTCTTGCAGCTGCTACTGCTCAGCCGGATCGTCGTCTTTCAAGAAACTTCTTGGTTTTAAGTTCAGAAGACGATTGTCGATAAATATGATCAGTCGATGGCCGGAAGATGATGTTGATGATATTGATTTTAGGAACCAAGAGCCTCTTTCCTTCTCAGAGAACCTCCAAACTGTGATGGAAAACTTGAGGAGGTTGGCGGCTCCAAGACAAAAGAAAGGCATGAGCAACGGAGACCATGACAATGATAGCTTGAAATGGCTGGCTGAGACAGAGATATTAAGTGATGGCGAGTACGAGGACGAAGAGGAAGAGTCAGATTCAGAAGCATAG
- the LOC107496173 gene encoding uncharacterized protein LOC107496173, translating to MKKSSGSAAEKKRVRRSSAAPDPSSDAPLRKQAAKKDVFQVFAEKVRDHKDLVSRWAVLQETRVEYFRGKDFVSFMKNHPELKDVLESDKNLETEDIANTLLAKNLLVRCDRVVKTVRPGKKKLSTWPAHLEIFPEQVFSENDAFFAWTFVKRHPLWQTLLSFFWPVLTLAICLFPVYPHRCKLLILYSCAGILFLILSLLLIRAAMFGVLYIILGKRVWFFPNILAEEATLRELFRFWPKKDEEERPKWTTRIFYAILAVLFILLLRHHAPDEAARARYQKRVSNIIDDVLEWSPSLALSGMMDKQQNVSNATGSPDPASQPNRTAGEHSAPPDGDEDDINTSAEQYNTEVIDNNIDDASEDDKHQHD from the exons atgaagaaatcgTCAGGAAGCGCTGCAGAGAAGAAGAGAGTGCGACGTTCCTCCGCCGCACCAGATCCCAGCTCCGACGCCCCTCTTAGG AAACAAGCTGCCAAGAAAGATGTGTTTCAAGTGTTTGCTGAGAAGGTTAGGGACCATAAGGATTTGGTTTCTAGGTGGGCCGTTCTACAGGAGACACGTGTTGAATATTTTAGAGGGAAGGATTTTGTGAGCTTCATGAAAAATCATCCAGAACTCAAAGATGTTCTCGAATCAGACAAGAACTTAGAAACAGAAGATATTGCTAACACTCTACTTGCCAAAAATCTTCTAGTGCGCTGTGATCGCGTAGTAAAAACTGTTCGCCCCGGGAAGAAAAAGCTGTCTACTTGGCCTGCACATTTAGAAATTTTCCCT GAGCAAGTATTTTCTGAAAATGATGCCTTTTTTGCATGGACATTTGTAAAACGCCATCCACTTTGGCAGACACTCCTATCATTCTTCTGGCCTGTGTTAACATTGGCTATTTGCTTGTTTCCTGTGTATCCTCATCGCTGCAAGCTACTAATACTTTACTCGTGTGCTGGGATCCTTTTTCTAATTCTCTCTCTACTCCTGA TAAGAGCTGCAATGTTTGGTGTACTCTATATTATACTTGGAAAGAGGGTATGGTTTTTCCCGAATATCCTTGCCGAGGAAGCAACACTGCGAGAGTTGTTTAGATTTTGGCCCaagaaagatgaagaggaaagaCCTAAGTGGACAACTAGGATTTTCTATGCCATACTGGCTGTGCTGTTCATATTGTTGCTGAGGCATCATGCACCTGATGAAGCCGCCAGAGCAAG GTATCAGAAGAGGGTATCTAACATCATTGATGATGTTCTTGAATGGTCTCCAAGTTTAGCCCTGTCTGGAATGATGGATAAGCAACAAAATGTGTCTAATGCCACAGGATCCCCTGATCCTGCCTCACAACCAAACAGAACTGCTGGTGAGCATAGCGCTCCACCTGATGGTGATGAAGATGATATAAATACTTCTGCGGAACAGTATAATACTGAAGTAATTGATAACAACATAGATGATGCAAGTGAAGATGATAAACATCAGCAtgattaa
- the LOC107495951 gene encoding nuclear transcription factor Y subunit A-1, whose product MQSKSETANRLRSDPHSFQPSGVCSEPWWHGGGYSAIPQAMPGANASNSSSLECPNGESESNEEGQSLSNSGMNEEDDDAAKDSQPADPNQSGNYGQENQGMQHSAPSMREEGLAQAPQLELVGHSIACATNPYQDPYYGGMMAAYGPQQLGFAPFIGMPHARMPLPLEMAQEPVYVNAKQYQGILRRRQARAKAELEKKLIKSRKPYLHESRHQHAMRRARGTGGRFAKKSEVEGSNKGKEKDGSGPVLSSQSISSSGSEPLPCDSNQTWNSPNVQLNARGSKVHDKYENGSGSYHSHNGLQSYHLHSGDRVDEGDCSGQQRGSITNEHASARRLAIQ is encoded by the exons ATGCAGTCCAAGTCTGAAACTGCAAATCGACTGAGGTCGGATCCACATTCCTTTCAACCTAGTGGTGTTTGTTCTGAGCCTTGGTGGCATGGTGGTGGCTACAGTGCTATCCCTCAAGCAATGCCTGGTGCAAATGCATCCAATTCCTCCTCTCTTGAATGCCCTAATGGTGAATCAGAATCCAATGAGGAAGGTCAGTCCTTATCCAATAGTGGGATGAATGAGGAAGATGATGATGCTGCCAAGGATTCACAACCTGCCGATCCTAATCAATCAG GAAATTATGGGCAAGAAAACCAAGGGATGCAGCATTCTGCACCTTCAATGCGCGAAGAAGGCCTCGCTCAGGCTCCACAGCTGGAACTCGTTGGTCATTCAATT GCATGTGCTACAAATCCTTATCAAGATCCGTACTATGGGGGCATGATGGCAGCTTATGGACCCCAGCAATTG GGATTTGCTCCTTTTATAGGAATGCCCCATGCCAGAATGCCATTGCCTCTTGAGATGGCACAAGAGCCTGTTTATGTGAATGCTAAGCAATACCAAGGAATTCTGAGGCGAAGACAGGCTCGAGCAAAAGCAGAACTTGAAAAGAAGCTAATAAAATCCAGAAAG CCATATCTTCATGAATCTCGGCATCAGCATGCTATGAGAAGGGCAAGGGGTACCGGAGGGCGTTTTGCAAAGAAATCTGAAGTTGAGGGCTCAAACAAGGGCAAGGAAAAGGATGGTTCAGGTCCAGTCCTGTCATCACAGTCAATCAGTTCATCTGGTTCTGAACCTTTGCCTTGCGATTCCAATCAAACTTGGAACTCTCCCAATGTGCAACTAAATGCAAGGGGATCGAAAGTGCACGACAAATACGAAAATGGCAGTGGCTCCTACCACAGTCATAATGGTTTGCAATCTTATCATTTGCATTCTGGTGACAGAGTGGACGAAGGGGACTGTTCGGGTCAGCAACGGGGAAGCATCACCAACGAGCACGCATCGGCGAGGCGCCTTGCTATTCAGTAG